A stretch of the Archangium violaceum genome encodes the following:
- a CDS encoding DUF4082 domain-containing protein, producing MQSPHPWCISILASFETVKFRNRSVSFCRRGVLKPGVKFRSSVPGSVTGIRFYKGSSANAGTHVGSLWSRTGQRLASATFTNETATGWLLPRSLDGGERPGIGPTG from the coding sequence ATGCAGTCACCTCATCCTTGGTGCATATCGATACTAGCCAGTTTCGAAACTGTCAAGTTCCGAAACCGCTCGGTGTCGTTTTGTCGCCGAGGTGTCCTCAAGCCTGGCGTGAAGTTTCGCTCCAGCGTTCCCGGCTCCGTCACGGGCATCCGCTTCTACAAAGGCAGCTCGGCCAACGCGGGCACGCATGTCGGGAGCCTCTGGAGTCGCACCGGACAGAGGCTCGCCTCGGCGACGTTTACCAACGAGACGGCGACCGGGTGGCTGTTACCGCGCAGCTTAGATGGGGGAGAGCGGCCCGGAATCGGACCGACTGGATGA